Within the Salinirubrum litoreum genome, the region CGCACCGCTTCACCGGCACACCCGCGAGGACGAGATCTCTTACGTGCTGGAAGGCGAGATGACGGTGCTGGCAGACGGGAAACTGTCGACCGTGCCCGCCGGCGAGTCCGTCGTCAAAAGCCGGGACGTCTGGCACACGTTCTGGAACGCAGGCGACGAATCGCTCCGGTTTCTTGAGGTCATCGCGCCGGGTGAGTTCTCCGAGTTCTTCGAAGAGGTCGCACCACTGACCCCGCTCGACCCGTCGGACTGTGAGTCGATCGCGGAGTTCCTGCGTATCGGTGAGCGCTACGGCTTCGAGGCCGACCTCGAGAGCATCCCGAAGCTCTGTGCGGAACACTCCCTCCAGATGTAGGCCGAATCTCACGTCCGCCGTTCCAGCCGCGCCGCTGGCCTCGCCGACCACTTTGCCCCCTGCCTGCCCCCACCGACTCGTCGATGACCGTGGCACACCTGCCCGGCCGTTTTGCCGTCGACGTGCTGAGCGACTCTGTCATCTTCGCCGCCGATGTCTACGAGCTGCCGTCCACGTCGTCCGCGTAGAACGTCAGTTCTTCCCGGTCCCAGCCACGATCGCCGTCGCGAACGTTGTAGAACCAGCCTGACGTCCCTCGGTTGTTGGGATCCACGAACCCGTAAATGCCCTCTCGACCCGGCACGCCGTCGTGTTCTTGTGGGTTGGGAGGATAGGCGTACCAGACAGGTTCGGTCTCGTCAGACCAGCCGTGACCCGGACGCTGTTCGACCGAGAGTTTGTAGCGGATCGGGTTCGGAGCCGAGTGCCGATAGACAGGCACTCTCTCCCCGCCGGGTACCGTCGAGACGTGGAAGAACGGCTCGTCGTGGAGCCGCCAGCCACCGTCAGCCAGATCAGACCGGCTCAGCGAGAAGTACCACCGCCGGGGGCTGTCCGTCGAGTAGCCGTACACCGGCGCGATAGTCGGATCCGGTTCCGGGGCGAACCCACCAGAGTACTCTTTGTAAGCGGCTTCGAGTCGTGCCCGTCGTGTCTCGTCTTCACACAGGTCCCAGAGTGGCCGCAAGCTATCGGCGTTCAACGAGACGAACACGAGGTTCTGGCGGATGCTCTTGCGCCAGTCGTCGTACGATCCGTCGACGATCTTGCCGGCGAACTCTGCCTGGCCGCCCCGGGCGTGCACCTTGACCGTCGACGCCTTTCGGAACTCCTCGATCGCTTCACTGTACTGGGTCTCTTGATTGGCCGAGAGCTGGCCCGTCACCCCACGATACGACATCTCTGCTGCGACGGCGAAGTCCACCTCTGAATTATACTTCGTGGTGTTCGTCGCGGCGCTGTAGGTCGCTGCAGCGCCGACGATCAAGCTGTGCAGGTAGTGGGTTCCGTACCGATCGAACAGCACGGTCGGGTCTGCCGTCTCCAGATCAGTCGCGGCCCGTTCTCTGAGCAGTTCTGTGATCGGGACGTCCGGGTCCAGGGTCAACAGGGCGATGTCGTACTGATCGGTCTGCGTCACGAAATTGTACACCGTACTCCGGCGCTGGAGTTCGTTGAACTGGAAGTCGAGTGATCCCTTGAAGAAGCCGTAGCCGCCTTCGAGGCCGACCTGCGTGGCCAGATTGCGCTGGTAGTCGCTGGCCTGTGTGCCACTCGTCGCGGTGATCCGTGCATCTTCGATCCACTGGACGCGGACGGTCTCGGGCTTGTAGAACAGCCCACCGCTGGTGTCGAACTCGACTGGATCGCCCAACTCGAACAGTGGCATCCTCGTCGACTCCGGACTCGCGAACTGCCCGCGGAACACGTCGTAGCTGAACCCGATCGAGTCGAGACCGGGGAACGCAACGCCACTCGGTGGGGCCTCACTGTCTTCAGTCGTGGGATCGCTGTCCTCACTGGGTGTTTCGCCGATGGTATCACTGCCTTCACTGGGCGTTTCGCCGATTGGCCTCCCGCGGTCTGCACACCCTGCGAGGCCAGCGATTGTTCCGGCCCCAATTGCACGAAGGAACCGTCTCCGGTTTGACCCATTCATAATTGTTATTGGTTACGATGTTTGGGGCTATAAACAGCAATTATAGCTATATTTCCAGTTGCAATCGTCAAAACACTAGAATGCTGGAATCGAGCGGCGATGGGAGCCTGCACAGCGGTTCCCGACCTAGGCACTTCACCACGATAGAGCCCCTCGATACAGCGTCGTATCAGGCATGCCGCTGTAAGCGCGTACGATCCACTGTAGGATACGAGACGGCGTGAGTGAGGGCTTCGAACCTACGGACGGGCGAATAGCGTGGAGAAGTGTTCGGATACGCCGAACTTTCGATTCTGCTGGTCCCGGTCGGCCTCAGATTCCTCTTGCCGACAGCGGCCAGCTACCTGATACAAGGAGAGAGTCCCGCCCTTCAGGGCGGGCGTGAATCCGACCATTCTCAGTCCGAACCTCGTGTTTATGCTGGTCGGGGTCGCCTCTCCGGTAACTCACTGGGCAAAAGTTGGCGGTTGGATTGATGTCCGCCCGCACGACGAAGAATACCATACCGTTCCCGAAAGGGCGTCACGAGGTCGTGGAAACACGGCAACCAAAATGCGAACCTCGCCCGTGTGAGCGTCACCAGCGTGGCAGAGGGGTGACGCAGGTCGATGGCACGACCCGTGCTCGGACGCGGAGAAATCTGCGACTGGGGGCATCCCCCGACTCCCTCGTGGACGGCGGGGATGCACGTTGCAAGGAGATACCGCGTCTCTCGGGACGCAGAATACGCCACATTCCGCCCGGGACTCACGTTTCGCGCACAAACCGAGACACCTCGCGCAAGCGGGTGGAATTGCCCCCGTCCGACGGACTGGAGTCCCACGCACCGTTTTCAGTGGTGCGATGGCCAGCCCGACCCCGAGCGCGGATGGGGAAACCCCATCGTTCACCGCGGGGAGGATGTCATTCTGGTGTGGCAGTTCTTGCTTTGGTTTCGCTGGTCGTGGTGTGGCTTCTCTCACTCGGAGTGATCGGTGTGTACACACTGGCTGGGCCCCGGTAGGTTCACACCTGTTCCCCATCTGACCTGAGCCCATTCCAGAATTCAGTGCACCTGTTCACTGTCTTCAGGTCAAGTTCGCGGAAAGGGGGGTTAGAGTTCTGAGTCCGGGGGTGGACTCTGCGTACTACGATTCGCTACAGGTCTCTGCAGTCGTCAGACATCACCGATCATTCCTCATGCGATTTTGCTGGTCGTCTGTGGATCGCTTGACGATGGTCAGGCTGCTGTCCCGGCGTGTCTCGAACGTCGGGTCACCGTTGTACCATCGCTTCACGACGTTCTCACAGCGCACGACGTCGCCTTCGCGTAGCTCTGGATGGCGGTGTGAACGGACGAGCGTCCGGCCGTCATCGGTCGGGTCGGGTGTTGGACGCGTCTCGTCCCACTCGCTTTTTCGCCAGATGGCGAACTTGATGACACCAGTGTCGTCGCTCAACAGGCCAGCCTGCTTGATCGCGGGATGTGTGTTCTCGAACAACCGGGAGACCGTTCCCTGCGTCGAGAAGCGTCCCCGCGTGGAGTCAACTGACGTATACCGGACGTTGCCGACCGTCAGGACGTTCCGTGGGTCGGTCGCCTCGGCGTCGGCCTGCCGGAGCAGTGCCTGTGTCGGCTCAGTGCCGTCATGCAGTCGCGTTGCGAGGTCGATCCCGAGTGTGAGTCGAGATTTTCGAATCTCGACGACTCGGTCGAACTCCTCACTCAGCAGTCGGTCTACCATGCAGGTGACTTCCTCGTGCTGCTCGGAATCGAGCTCTGCGAGCGGTCGGATCCGCTCGCGGTACGCCGCAGTTGCGCGTTCGGCACGCGCCTCGGCGAGTTGGGCTGACGACGGACGCTGTGTAGCGTACTCGTCGTATCGGTTGGCCAGCCACTTCGCATGGCCCACGAGTTCGACGGTTTCTGGCTGAGTGTCCGGATCGGTCCGGGCAGTCAGGATACCGTCGGTGACGCGTTGCATCTCGGCTGCGACAGCGAGGGAGTACTCGATCGATTCGAGTGAACTCCGGGCGAACTGCTCGGGTTCTACGAATAGCTCACCGAGTGACGTGAGTCGCCCGTCGGGCGTCTGCACTTCCACCTCTGCCGTCGGAACACCTTCAGAGGTGTCTTCGGGTGTCGGATCGGCCGGGATGTCGAACGCACGGAGTCGTCGTAGACGTGCCTGTTCGGCAACCGGCAACGTCTCCAGCACCGTGTGATCGAGCGCGCTGTCCCGGTCCTGAGAACGGGAATGAGCACGCATCGAGGTGAATCGGCTCCGGACAGAATCCTGCGTCGTCGCGGGAGTTGTCCGGGGCATCGTCGACTCGAGGCCGCTCGCAACGCCGATCATGCGCTCACCACTCGGATCGACGAGCGTCGGGCCCGCCGTGCGGTCGTACGTGATCGCGAACGTCGTCTGCTGGTCACCGGACTGTTCGGCGAACAGGAAACTGGCGTTCGGTCCGGACGCTGTGACGTCTCCGGCCCTGTCGGGGTCGAAGAGGGTGTCTCCGGGCGTCCAGTTGGCGTCGATGCGGCTCGCGGCGAGTCGGCCGGCCGGGGCAACCACCGGGTCACCGTCAGCGGTCTGTCCGTAGACGCCGTCGACGGGTTCCGTCCGGGTACCGTACTCGTTCTTCGAGGCGGTTCGTTCGGTGTACGCTGTCGACTCGGATGCCGTCCCATCGGTCGTGGTGCTCGTCGACGACTCGGTGTCGTCGGTGACGAGCGCGTGCAAGATTCCCACGAGTCTCCGCACCAGTGCGGTACGGTCATCGAGAGAATCAGCACGCTCACTGTACTCCCGGTCGGCCCGGAAGGAGGGGAATGGCGTGTCGGTCTGCCGCGTGCAAGCGGTCGCATCTGTCGTGGTCGGTTCTGTCGTTTCGTTGTTTGTACCCGATACGCTCATATCGGGAGTGTTGCTACTGTTCATTGGAATTGTACCAATTCCATTCGTGAGGCTCTGGTCAGCCTCACACTCTACACCGACTAGCGACGCATAGCTGTATCGCCGCCAGAAGCCTCTATTCGTATGTCTTCGAAGAATACCCCACATCGAACCCACAGGCATCCTCACTAGCAAAACAGCCGTTCGTAGTTCAAAGGAAGATGGTTGTCAAATCGATCAGAGCTCGTATTTCGCTTTCATCGCGTTCCAAGAGCGACGCCACGACGGCGAAGCACCACCTCTCCACTGGCAAGGACGGCATAGAGAACGACATACAGCGGTGCGCCCGCGAACACGAAGAGGAAGCCGGGCGAGTCACCCTGCCCGGTTCCGATCGGTGGAAACTCAACGAGAATATGCCAGAACACCAGGAGTACGACCAACAGGGCTCCGGGACTTCGAATGTCATATCTCTCCCAGAGAAACACGGGGACACCGACGGTCCCGAGTGCCATCGCGGACTGGACGGCAAGTGCGACCCACAGCGACCCTGCGACCGAGACGTTCGTCGCCGGGTGCGCGCTGTACGCGAGGACGATAGCGGTGTACAGGACGCTGAGGCCGCCGCCGGCGGCGAAGGCACGGACTGTAGACCTCGACACTGGAGACCAGTGGTGACCGTCGGCCATCGTCTCCAGATAGCCCCTGTGTGACTGAAGTTGTTTGGGTGAAATGTACGAACCGGTGACATCTGAACCCCCGTGCGACAGAGCCCGCCTCGTGGACGGAGACTTGGTACGGATACCAACCAGAGGCCCTGTTGAAATCTCCTCCCACTGATAGGTATGTGTGGCGAAAAGAGCATAAAGAGTCAAGCAGCGCCGACGCCGAGGCGCGATTGGGGGGTACCGCCGATGGACGACCCGGGACGAGATGCTCAGCACCGGTCCGAACTTGATCGCAGCCGTCGTCGATGGGATTTCTGGAGTTCTCGTTGGGGACTTGTCGAGGCCGATACCGTCGCTGTCCGGCGAGAGACCATCCACCAGCTGGACCTCGAAACCGGGGATACGGTCCTCGATCTCGGGTGCGGCCCCGGCGTGAACTTCGAGATGCTCCGGGAGGTGGTCGGCCCCGCGGGACAGGTGATTGCTGTGGATCTGAGTCGTGCGATGCTGAAACGAGCGCAGGCGCGAATCGACGAACACGGTTGGGAGAACGTGAATCTGCTCCAAGCGGACGCTACCACGCCTGTCGTGGCAAACAACAAACTGGACGGTGTCGTTGCCACCACTGCCGTGAGCGCCACTCCCGACGTCACCGCGACTGTTCAGTGTGCGTACGACTCGCTGCGCCCCGGCGGTCGGTTCGCGGTATACGAGATACGTCTCGTCCCCGAAGGGCCGCCGAAGGTACTGAATCCGCTCATCCGACGGTTCTATCGGCTTTTCGGCAACTGGAACTCGGAGGAGGACGTGTGGCTGGAGCTCCGGGCTCGATTCGACGCGGCGGAGTTCATTCGGGCGTTTGCCCTCGGAACCAATTACATCGCCGTGGCCGAGAAGGCAACAGACGAAGGCTCTCCTAGCACCTGAACCACTGCGTACGGTGTCTTCTGGACTGCCTGATTCACTTCAGTAGAGCTGAACAGAGTGTTCTGTCTGTGGACGAAACCCGAGAGCTCTCCCCCCGATATTTCTATCTCCGATTCGAACGAGGTCCTATGCCCTCCCTCGTCGATGAAACCCTTTTCAGTGACCCGTCTGGACCGGGAGTCGCACTCGTCCACTTCGGCAGTGCAGTGGCGTTCACGCTGATACTCGCTCGGTCGTGGTTCCGAGGGGCTCCGTTCACGAACTACTGGTTGGTGTTCATGGTTGCTGGGACCGCGCTGGCCGGCGTGGCCGAGGCGTTACCGAGCGACTGGAATCGGACGGCCGGGTTCTTTCGACTCGCCGGTATCTTCACACTCGCGAGTCTGCTCTGTCTTCTCGTGTTCACCCCGGAGCTACTCCTGTAGGACGTGAACACCGTCACCGCGTGTTGGGGCGTCTCGGGGTCGTCAGACTACGTGGACAGCGTCGATGAGTTCGTCGTAGTCGGGTTCGTTCGTCGGGTCGTCTGCGACCCAGGTGTACGTCACGACGCCGTCCTCGTCGAGGACGAACACCGCCCGATTGGCGACACCGTAGAGGCCGAGTTCCGGGAGGTCCACCGACAGGTCGTACGCCGCAATCGCGTCACCGGCCATGTCACTGACCAGATCGAACTCGAGACCGTACTCCTCGGTGAATGCACCCTGCGCGAACGACGAGTCGGCACTCACCCCGAACAACGTCGCCCCTGCTTCCGTGAGTTCGTCGAGATGCTCTTGCAGCGCGACCATCTCGTTCGAGCAGGGCGGGGTGAATGCCCCTGGGAAGAAGGCCAACACGGTCGGTCCGTCGCCGAGGTGCTCGTCGAGATCGAACGTCTCGTGATCGCTCCCACGATAGGTCGCCGTGAAGCGTGGAGCAGTTTCTCCTGTTGAGACCATATCGTCTGTCAGTAACGGACGTAGTGGGCTAAACCCTTGGCCGAACATCTGAGGATGCCTCCGAATCGCGGAGAACAGATTCCCTATGTTCGATTCCGGCTTCGGAGGCGTGGGTCATCGGACAGGCACGGTCCGAGGGCGGGTCGGGGGTCTCCGACGTCGAGTCCCGGTCGTGCCGACAGAACCGACGTGACCACACTCTCTCCACGTCCCGATACCGTTCGACGATCGAGAGACTCACCAGAGGGTTCGCAGGCCGGCGCTGGACCACCGGATTGAAGCGACTAGTCGTGAAAACCACTCACAGACCAACCGGCCCGATGCGTGACTCAGACCAGCCGCCACCGCCAGACCACCTACCCGACCTCCTCCAGGAGGGTACACACGAGGAGACCGTGGCGTGTCTCGACCGACTCGGCGCGGCCGATGGTGAGACTCGCAAGCGTGCGTTGCAGGCGGTTCGGGAGTTCGCTGCCGAGCGGCCGTCTTCCGTTGCTGACCTCGTCGGTCCGCTTTCGACGTTCCTGACCGACGAGGACCGGGCGGTCAGGCTGACCACCGCGAAACTGTTCGTCGCGCTGGCGCAGTCGGAACCCACGGTCGTCCTGTCCGGCGTCGACGTTCTCGCCGACCGACTGGCGGACGAGGAGGAGTTCTACTACGTCCGGGCGCGATGCGCCGAGGCGCTCGGGTACGTCGCCGTCGAAGCGCCCGAAGCGGTCGCCGACCCGGAGACGCTCGCGGACCTCCGTATCGGACTGGCGTTCGACGAACCCGAGGTCAAAGAGAAACTGGCGAAGGCGCTGGCACACGTCGCACTCGGAGACCCGAGTCGACTCCGCCATCACGTCTCGTCGTTGGCCGAGCACCTCGACGACGACGACGAACTCGTCCGGTATCACCTCTGTACGGCGCTGGTAGTCGTCGGGTGTGAGTATCCCGGGACCCTGGCCGAGACAACAGGACCGCTTCAGGCGCGTCTGGCCGATGAGAACCCGTACGTGCAGGGGCGTGCAGCCGAGGCGCTCGGCCTCCTCGCGGGATCCGACACC harbors:
- a CDS encoding HEAT repeat domain-containing protein encodes the protein MRDSDQPPPPDHLPDLLQEGTHEETVACLDRLGAADGETRKRALQAVREFAAERPSSVADLVGPLSTFLTDEDRAVRLTTAKLFVALAQSEPTVVLSGVDVLADRLADEEEFYYVRARCAEALGYVAVEAPEAVADPETLADLRIGLAFDEPEVKEKLAKALAHVALGDPSRLRHHVSSLAEHLDDDDELVRYHLCTALVVVGCEYPGTLAETTGPLQARLADENPYVQGRAAEALGLLAGSDTGVEGGPAFGDGAGEREEPPTFLTDRLAFCRRQGAAEQSGEDPDGVGTRESIREATEEVVEEMTTPDGSACPHCGFDLPESGPPMCPGCGAPR
- a CDS encoding class I SAM-dependent methyltransferase; protein product: MDDPGRDAQHRSELDRSRRRWDFWSSRWGLVEADTVAVRRETIHQLDLETGDTVLDLGCGPGVNFEMLREVVGPAGQVIAVDLSRAMLKRAQARIDEHGWENVNLLQADATTPVVANNKLDGVVATTAVSATPDVTATVQCAYDSLRPGGRFAVYEIRLVPEGPPKVLNPLIRRFYRLFGNWNSEEDVWLELRARFDAAEFIRAFALGTNYIAVAEKATDEGSPST
- a CDS encoding redoxin domain-containing protein, which produces MVSTGETAPRFTATYRGSDHETFDLDEHLGDGPTVLAFFPGAFTPPCSNEMVALQEHLDELTEAGATLFGVSADSSFAQGAFTEEYGLEFDLVSDMAGDAIAAYDLSVDLPELGLYGVANRAVFVLDEDGVVTYTWVADDPTNEPDYDELIDAVHVV
- a CDS encoding cupin domain-containing protein, which gives rise to MSITTDHYNVDLGKLGARLDVARTDNEANVAIVDHTLPPHTLAAPLHRHTREDEISYVLEGEMTVLADGKLSTVPAGESVVKSRDVWHTFWNAGDESLRFLEVIAPGEFSEFFEEVAPLTPLDPSDCESIAEFLRIGERYGFEADLESIPKLCAEHSLQM
- a CDS encoding MAC/perforin domain-containing protein; its protein translation is MPLFELGDPVEFDTSGGLFYKPETVRVQWIEDARITATSGTQASDYQRNLATQVGLEGGYGFFKGSLDFQFNELQRRSTVYNFVTQTDQYDIALLTLDPDVPITELLRERAATDLETADPTVLFDRYGTHYLHSLIVGAAATYSAATNTTKYNSEVDFAVAAEMSYRGVTGQLSANQETQYSEAIEEFRKASTVKVHARGGQAEFAGKIVDGSYDDWRKSIRQNLVFVSLNADSLRPLWDLCEDETRRARLEAAYKEYSGGFAPEPDPTIAPVYGYSTDSPRRWYFSLSRSDLADGGWRLHDEPFFHVSTVPGGERVPVYRHSAPNPIRYKLSVEQRPGHGWSDETEPVWYAYPPNPQEHDGVPGREGIYGFVDPNNRGTSGWFYNVRDGDRGWDREELTFYADDVDGSS